From Erigeron canadensis isolate Cc75 chromosome 5, C_canadensis_v1, whole genome shotgun sequence:
actgtctgtgttttctttatattaacAGCTCTTAACTTTTTGATGTTCAAGATTTTGATTCTTgctcagtatatatatatatatatatatatatatatatatatatatgattcttgCCCCAAATTGTATATCTATATGTTGTGTTTGAATATTGTATGACAACTAGAATTGTGTAATACTAATAATTATTGAGTTTATATTCTTTTACTTGGCTGGAGATAATATTTATTGTGTAATGTTTAAGTAATGATGACAATTTATCAGCTGGCTATAATTTGGTATTGTTGTTGTAATGTTTAAGTAGAAAAAGGATAGGGATCCCTGTTCAGGCTACTAGAATTGTAATACCAAAAACGGTTGTATACGATAGTACGATACAAATTAACACAATTGAAGATAAGCATAATTAATGTAGCCGGATATTTACTGAAATGATATTGTTACACTCACTTTATCATTTGATTTTTGTGTGCTTATGGAATTTACTGTTTTGAAGTTACTACTATAAAGATCTTCCCTTTATCGGTGTCTTTCTATACTAATGTGGTTTTTTGATGTTTTTAGTTATTCCATTACTTAATTTTCAAGtaaaaatttggaaaaaaacaCACTAATTTAATGAATATGGTTATCTTTTGAGTGTTTTATCTCAGTTGCACTAATATATAATGGAATTTAGTATCTTAGTGAGGATAAAAAGACGGTTTTTGCAAGATCTTTTCTTGCGATTCTTATGACATTTTTGGATTTGTGTGTTATTTGGGTTCAGTCGGATGGAAATGCTGTAAGTTTGTGTATCTGGGGTACACAGCATTGCAATGTGTGATTTGATGTTGTACCTGTTGCATTGCAGAATCCAAAAGAGGTCGAATTCTTTACGGAATACGGTGAATCAAATCGATACAAAATTTTGGAGATCATAGGGAAGGGAAGTTATGGTGTTGTTTGTTCAGCTGTCGATACACACACCGGGGAAAAGGTTGCGATCAAGAAAATAACGGATATATTTGAACACGCGTCAGATGCTATACGTATATTACGTGAGGTTAAGTTATTACGACTTTTAAGGCATCCGGATATTGTTGAGATCAAGAGGATCATGTTGCCACCTTCTAGACGGGCCTTTAAAGATATTTATGTTGTATTTGAACTTATGGAATCCGATCTTCATCAAGTAATAAAGGCCAATGATGACTTGACACATGACCACCACCGGTTCTTTTTATATCAAATGCTACGAGCTTTGAAGTATATGCATACAGGTGATTTGGAGTATATCCTTTGGACTGTTtgtctattttcatttttttcaactaaatCTGATTATGTAAATTTGATAAATTCAGCTAATGTATACCATCGAGATCTTAAACCAAAGAATATTTTGGCAAATGCAAATTGCAAGCTCAAGATATGTGATTTTGGACTAGCAAGGGTTGCATTTAATGATGCCCCGGCAGCAGTACTTTGGACGGTTAGTTATTTATGACTTTATGAGCATTACTAATGATCAATTAAGAATTTTTGGGTCAAAACTTGATATTAAAATATAGTTCGTTCTTCTTATATTGTGTTGCAGGATTATGTAGCAACAAGATGGTACAGGGCCCCTGAGCTATGCGGATCATTTTCTTCAAAGGTATAGTCCATTAACATGCATCATTGTGTAGTTTTCTAGACTGTAAAGTAGGATTATTGTGTATGGTAAATGAAGCTAATGATAGCTAGCCCATAGATCCTTATGTCgagcatatttgtttttttcagAGAAGTATGCTGCTGCATGGCCAAAGAATGATTCTTGAGAATTGAGTATGATTATCTGTGGAGTCCTATATAACATGATATTGTATCATACTATCATGTGTTATATGAGACTATGAGTCAATCGCTTACTTTTATTACTATATGGATAGTCAAAGAATCCTTAAATGCTGCCATGCTTACTtcttctatgtttttttttgttgctatTCTTAGATATTCGTTCATTAGTGtcatttattaatttgttataacTTGTTAATTACAGTATACCCCTGCTATTGATATATGGAGCATCGGCTGTATCTTTGCTGAAGTATTAACCGGAAAGCCACTTTTCCCTGGTAAAAGTGTCGTTCATCAGTTGGAACTTATCACTGACCTTCTAGGGACACCATCATCAGACACCATTTCTGGAGTATGCTCgatcttttttttcccttcacTATGCTATATATTGTAGATTGATCGATACTTACAAAGCAAGTGCTTGCTTTTTAATTAATGCAGGTTCGTAATGATAAGGCAAGAAAATACTTAATGGATATGCGTAAAAAGAAACCAGTGCCACTTTCACATAAATTTGTAAACGTTGACCCCCTAGCACTCAGGCTATTGCAGAGGATGTTAGCATTTGATCCGAAGGAGAGGCCAACTGCTGAAGAGGTGGGcagttattttatgttttattaagttTGAATTTCTATTGAATAAATAATGTACCAGTATTTATTAAATTTCCGATTTTTTCTTTCAGGCTTTAGCTGATCCTTACTTCAAGGGGTTGGCTAAACTTGAGAGGGAGCCATCTTGTCAATCTATCTCAAAGATGGAATTCGAGTTTGAGAGGCGTAGGATCACAAAAGAGGACATCAGGGAACTGATTTTCCGGGAAATTCTGGAGTATCATCCTCAACTCCTGAAAGATTATATGGCTGGGAATGAAAACACAAGCTTTCTCTATCCTAGGTTTGTAATAACACCATTTTTACTCGTTCTGTGTTCTTTATGGAACCTAATATATGTTGCTGCTGTGCAGTGCCATTGGTCAATTCCGTAGACAATTTGCATATTTAGAAGAAAACAGTGGGAAAAACGAGCCCGTTGTACCTCCAGAACGGAAGCATGCTTCCCTCCCACGGTAAGTGTATTTGTACATAATTGCTGTATTTGTACATAACATAATAGATCTTCTCACAACTTGTCGATCTGGAAAGCTAAACAAACGACTTTATTTGGTGGGTGTTTGGGTTTGCATCTTAAAATTGCCCATCTATTTGATTTTCTAATTGTTGGTTTTATGGTTTCATATGTACACATCCTATCATAACTTTCAGAATTAGAAAAGAATTGCGGAGTTTGACTGGTATAGTTGGTGTAACAAACCTAGTATTTCCTAATTATTATGCATGTATTGTATCTTATATGCGCTAGCTTCTTGCTAGTGTTTCGTTGTTAATAATTTCAcctttgccgttcaaaaaaaaaaagaaaagaattgcCAACTCAGTGCTATACTTGCTTAAAGTATTAATTCTACTTTTTTATGTCAGGTCATCAGTGAATTCAAGTATGATTGCTTCTAGACCGCAGCAAACTGCCGTTGCATTTGATAAAAGGCGAGTGATAGACAATGCAACTAGTACACCTGGAAACATTTACAATGCTGCTACTCGGCCTTCCCCTAGGATGCCTACAGGTATATGATTTTTCCTGTTTGAGAAGTTAATTGTTCATATTGACGATTTGTACAAGCACTGACAACTTTCATGTCCATGTGAAGCTCAACAAGGAAGAGGTATAGTGCCTGTTATTTCGTATGAAGAACGAGTGTTGGTGAAAAATACAGTAGCCCCATCAGTGGCTCTTCCTCcacaatatgtatatatgacaACCAATGGAGGAGATCAAACAATTAGGGACCCGGGTTTGATAGTTAAACATCCGCACCCTCAACCTCAACCTCAACCGCACCAGCAAACAGGTGTGGCTAAATTGGCTGGAGGAATAGTGATTGACTTAAATACTAATCCATATTACACCCACCCACATGCAAATGTGCAACCACGTGGTATGTTGAACCAACAGCCTAATGAACTGATAGCAATCGATGCTAAGCTTGTACAATCTGGAACTCAGTTTGGTCATGTAGCCACTGCGGCTCATACAGTTGTTCAAATTGGACTATCCTAAAGGGTGTTACACGACcccatatgtttttatatttggGAGAAGTGATCTTTAGTTGCTAGTTCTTGTCTTGTAAATTACGAACTCTGTTTTAGGGTTAAAAGAATACGAAAGAGTGGTTTTCTTATTGTCTTGTTCATTAATTCTTGTTTTTTGGTTGTTTTCTTGGTGTGAACAAGAGGGCCACTGATCTGGTGAAAACTGGTTTATGTAATGCCACGGTTATGCCATCGACTAGTCGATGTGGGTGGAGAATGCTTGAAACACATGAAAATGAACCAAAAAAGCTACTTTTGGGCTTCATTCCTCTGGCCCTCTTCCAGTAAATCATTGTAGATGTCTAGATGACATCTACCGGATCGACCTGAATCGACGATACCATTACACGCTATACACGCAGTTGCTTTAAAGCGGTTGTAGcaagataaaacaaaaaaaacatatcttgTGGGCACAGGACTAAATTTTGCAACCCGCAAAGTATCAGAATATCTGACACAAAAGTTGTGGGCATGAATGGTGACTTTGAGGTGTTGTAATgcacatttttcttttgtaaacaTGTCATGTGCAAttgctcttttcttctttctgaCAATTAGGGGGTGGTGGGTTATCCATGTTCTTTGTCTTTCAAACTTGTTCTTTTCCCAAGATCTATATCCAACAAATTTGTAAAGttttaattgattttgtttaCTGCCCCATGCTTTTAATGTAAAATTTAGCACAAGTTAAGATATCCACGACAGTTTTGCGAAACAATGCTACAAAAGTTACTACACTGGAAACttcattgaaatttaaaaaggCACGCTGACAAAAACATGCACATTCCTCCATGTGGTGGTTTTCTCTACACCGAGCCAACCTACAGGCATATGCTTAATGGTCCACACCGGGTTCCCTGTTTGGTTTTGCTCTTTCGCCCAGAAAAGGAGCTCGTTATGGATCCTCTACCGAAACTTGTATATAATGactaaaaatgtttaaaaccaATGGTTCATTTCATATACTAGTATTTACCACAACCTAATCACACAACGCCAACCAGACAACCACGCATGCACGCTTAGACTATTAGGAGTAAGGGGTTCCAAGAACCCCATCCCctccaccttttttttttgacatgtgGCATGACACCAAAAATGAGGGGTTCCCTTGGAGCAAGAGGTTCCCATTTGAGGAAttcttgacttttatttttttttcaagtttgactttcatttttctatcaaaaattttaattaaaatacatttttttttaacaaaactctaacaaaaacaaatatgataCATACCAAATTAAgttattacataacataaagttcttaaaaatcacatattacaacattatttaaaaaaaaaacaagctactCATCGTCAGAACTAACATACTCGTTGAGATCCGGGAGGATCTCGTTATCGGGATCAAAGTCATGTGCTTGGGTAGACCAAAGATGATCAATCAAGTCCGCCATAAGCATGTTGTGTGTTTCTCGGTTTTTTATGGCATGACGGTTTGAATTCGTTGTTCGAGCGGAGTCATTTGTTCCCAATAGCCCGGTACAAGAGAAGGTTCATCCGGATTGTAGTCTTGACATATGGCCTTGCCCTCGTCCTCTAATATAATGTTATACAAGATGATACAAGCATAAATCACGTCTTGCATGAGTACTTTGTCCCAATACTGAGCCGGATGATTAATGACCTTCCATCTCTTTTTTAACACACCAAAAGCCTTTTCTATACCCTTACGCGCCGacttttactttttcttaaaaagctTTATCTTCTCGTTAACTGGATCGGTAAAAGTCTTGACGAATGTAGCATACTCGGGGTATATCCCGTCGCCTAGGTAGTACCCTCTCTCATAGAAGTTACCGTTTGCATAAAAGGAAGCTAcatattagtaaataaaaaggtgttaataattaactatataaattaaataaataactacATAAActaaacattaataataaacaaataaactaaataaataactatataaattaaacgTGAtagtaaataaacatataaattaaatatatacctGAGGGCGTCAAACCGGATATAAGATCTTCAAGCACATGAGATGACTTGAATACGTTGATGTCATTATGAGACCCCTGTGGCCTAAAGAAAGCATTCCAAATCCATAGATCATACGATGCAACCGCTTGAAGAATCATCGAGGGTCTACCTATGTCACTGCGTGTATGGGTGCCTCGCCAGGCCGTGAGACACATCTCCTACGGCCAATGCATACAGTCAATACTACCAATCATACAGGGAAAACCATGAACTCTTTCATgcacatcatatatatatgctgAAGATCGGTCCATGTTGATCTACGTAGGTATGTACGTTCATACAATCTTATAAcacctaaaaaaatatattcgtaaaataatatatacaaactaatatatctataaaaaaatgtacgtaaaataatataaacaaactaatatatctataaaaacATGTActtaaactaatatatacaaactaataatgtaacatatataaaaaattaacataaagGCAACGTACCACTACAAAAATGGCCAAGCGCCTCTCGTGAGGTCCTCTCCGCCATTTGCAAATACTCGTCTAGTAAATCACTCGCCACGTCGTACGCTAGTTGTCCAATTGCGGCTGTACACTTTTGAAGTGCGGTAAAACCTAACTTTCCCGCGGCGTTCACTCTTTGTTGAAAATATCTATACTCCCGTTCCATGTCGCCCACAATCTTTAAAAACCAACCCTTATGCATTCTAAACCGTCGTCTAAATTGTCTCGGGGTGTAAGTCGGTTGATCCGCGAAGTAGTCTCGCATCAAGTTCTCTTGTGCCTCGGCCCGATGACGTACAAGAACCACCCTTCTTCTAAAACGCGGTCtattatcttcttcttcttcctcctcctATTGCGCGGCCGTCATGGCCAAAGTAACGGCGGCAACAACCGCACTTTCAACGGCATCATCGTAATCCTCGGAACCGAACGAATCAAAAGACgacgatgatgaagaagacAACATTATATGAAGATGATTCTAATTTACTTGTATGtgttttaatatgtatatatatgttgttgtatggtgtgtgtgttttattaaattattaattaaattattatcttTCGGTAAAAATTACGTACAATTTGTATTTATAAAACAACAcaactaataatatattaattaaattattatcttTGGGTAAAAATTACGTAATCAGTTGATATGTATTCAAATAAGGAAACTTCATGCTCAATACAATTGCATTTATAAAACAACACAACTAACCAAActtaactagattaatacccggttgGTGACaaggtaaaaaaataaatttatatacgtATCGTATGTAGCAAAAAAAATATACGTCAAATTAATAGAAACTATATTGTCAAATAGAAAAAACGAAGTGTATAGTATAATGCTAAAAAtgaatgtattttttattttatcttacaTACTTTTGTAAGTtgtttattattagtatttttttatattttaaaaagagttgacaactttttatatttattaaatttaactataaatacTTTGAATGTTTTATCAACATGAAGTTTAGTATGATAAGTTGAAATAAAGTTTAGATAAAATTTcaacacatgtgtaagttgaggTATCGTGTTAGGGTTACCTACCCTGACACCTCAtctggaaaaaataaaaaacagttTCAACCAATCTGACATCGTATTTTTTTGGGTCAGTTCAGGTTGGGTCCCTAGGTTGTCAAGTTCACCTACctaaaacttttttcatattaattaaattataattaacacCGATTCATTTGACATGTGACATGTCAATCCACCAACCCACTTGTCCTGAAAAGAACCCATTTAACTCAACTGGTCTAAAACCAACTCATTTACCCATCAACCtcatctggaaaaaaaaaaaaacagtttcaACTAACCCGACCTCGTATTTTTTTCGGGTCAGTTCAGGTTGGGTCCCTAGGTTGTCAAGTTCACCTACctaaaacttttttcatattaaataaattataattaacacCGATTCATTTGACATGTGACATGTCAATCCACTAACCCACTTGTCCGAAAAAGAACACATTTAACTTAACTGGTCTAAAACCAATTCATTTACCCATCAACCCATTTGCTATGTAAGAATAAAACTTGGTTGTTCTTGGCTCCTTGTTGGGCAAGATGAAGATGTTGAAAAACAGAGGTGTGAGATTGATATATcgaaaagataaatatatgattatttaattttataaatttataaaagggtaaataataattaaaacaaatttataaatggtttaaataaactaaaagtaTTTTAAAGTTAGACTTTTTTTAGGTTTATGTATTAAGTTActctatcattttttatttgtagatgATGATAGTTTGAAATAGAAAGCATGAATGATGAAACATGAATGTGTTTAACATGAATGTGTTTTGTGTCttttataatgaaataaattaaatagcctatataaatcaaatttaattttacgTGGGTTAATTGTTGTATTAGGTATAATTTTTTTAGGTGTAATTTTTGTAATAATGACCAGGCTTTGCCATATGTAATTTCTGTAACAATGATCAGGCTTGCCATATATGATACTCATGGAATTGATTTTTTCCTTAGAATGTTGTAATTTGTACGTGAGACTTTTTTTGAACTGTGTTTTAGTTGTATAGATCTAGTATCATTGACCACTTAACCTTTACATATATAgtttagtttgactttgaatttgAAAGACTAagattgattttcatttttatttttaattgtcaAGATCAACTCTTAAACCTATTATTTTCTCTCAGctctaccaacaatatatatatatatataatatataatatataataaataatttatgtctttatatattatagtacgatctatatatcttttatcAATTCATCGCACTATTAATTACACCTGCACACTTATAAAAAGCCACCAGCAATATGAACAACAACTCCAGAATTCATCTATAAAAACCGAAACCCATAAAACGAAAAAGTAATATACATATAGCAGACTTTACGGAAAGAAACCCAGCTAATGGATCATCATTATTTGAAGTCCCAATCACTTACCAAACAACAAACGACATTCCAGGTATAACAATCTCTACTTAATTATCCAATTCTCATTCGTCAGTATACTATTAAATAATCTGTAATACATGCTTGCATTACAGAATGCAGTAAATGTGGACATCCAATTAACAACCTTAAACCAAAAAAGcagaaaaaataaacaatagcATGACAGGCAGCAAACAAATTATCAAAGCTATGCAAAACAACTCAGGTCAGCATCTACTCAATTATATAGGAAATTTACCCCACAAGAGTTAGACCTTACAAATTAGTGATCCTCAATAATAGGTTACGACTACTTGGATGAGTCAGATCTCTATGATGTAGACTTAGCAACCTCATCAGAATACAAAAGGATGAGAAAGTCTTTATATGATAACAAAAACGGAATATCAAAAGGTACGCATCTAAACTATTTCAATATTAAGTAAAAGTACATTAACTTAACGTTGGCCTAAAACAGAATACATCGACATGTACGACCCAACTTATATCTGTGACTCATGTCAAGCAATGCTATGGTACGGAGAAGCCATCAGATGAAACgcagatttaaaaaaaaatcatactcATTGTGTTGTTTTAGGGGAAAAGTTCAACTGCCCAAGCTAAAAGAGGCCCCGAATATGTTAGCTCAACTATTCCATGGTAAGAACCCACAGAGTAAAGATTTCATCGAAAACATCAGACAATACAACATGATGTTTAGCTTCACGTCAATGGGTGGAAAGATAGATCACACATACAACAAAGGAGGAGGCCCATACAATTTTAGAATGCATGGCCAAAACTATCATTCTATTGGAAGTTTGCTGCCTGGAACGGGACAAAACCTAAGTTCTTACAACTTTATATTTTCGACACCGACAATGAAGTATCTCACAGATTTTCGGCATACAGGTTTGTTTACAGCAACACTAACCAACTAATACTCTTTCAATAtcttattttccttttataattCAAAATCCGGAAAACGTATTAATATGTTTTTTGACAAAATAAACATTCAGTGACAGCTCAGAAAAAAAAAGGATCAATCACAGATCCAACTTCAATACCATTTTTAACTGTTCATCAAATGAAGGGAATTTTAGATATCACCAACCCTTTAGTTAAGCAATTTCGCATGGCAAGAGATCGGATATCAATAAACAATGAAGAGACTGTCAAGCTCATACTGGTTGGGCGCATGGGAAAAGATAGAAGGACATACAATCTACCAACTACAAACGAAGTCGCGACATTGATTATTGGCGACATAAACGGATCCGGTGATAAAAGAGACATAATCTTAGAAACAAAATCCGGATCGCTGCAAAGAATCAATGAGTTACATCCGTCATATCTGGCTTTACGATATCCATTACTATTTCCGTTTGCTAAAGACGGTTACAGAATTGACATACCGTTAAGGGATGTAGAAGACCTAAACGGACCAGGTAATGACGTGAactttgttatttatttcaCTTTTTAATTTAACCAATCTACTTGTTATCTACTCTAaccaatttaaataaaaaaaatccaagggAGAACAAGACTTTCGATGAGGGCTTTCTTCGCATATAGAATCCAACAGAGGCATTAAGAAGAATCTTTAATTCTAACGTCAAGGAAACTATTCCATGCTTTACATATGATCGATTGTATTACGTAAAATGCAATCAAAAGAAACTAAGGGTGGCTGACGAAGACACTATATGTAAAGCACCTGAATTGGGCCAGAAAGATGCCTCAAAAATGGGAACCAAAATATTTTTGCCTTCTTCTTTCACCGGCGGGGCAAGATACATGCAGTAGAACTACATGGATGCCATGGCCCTTTGCAACAATCTTGGGTATCCGGATCTATTTATAACATTTACCTGCAATCTAAAATGGCCCGAGATCTGTAGATTCTTAGAAAAGCACGGACTTAAATCAGAAGACAGACCGAACATACTCACAAGAATGTTCAAGATGAAGCTTGATCACTTGATCAAAAACATAGAAGATGAACACATACTTGGGAAAGTTAGCGGAGGTATATATTCTTTATACGTTACACTATTTTTATAATCACTAATTCAAAAAATTGAAATGCGTTTATATATTACCCAGTTGTGTACACCGTGGAGTTTCAAAAACGTGGCCTACCTCATGCCCATATTTGTTTATTCATTGAGGAACCCGACAAGTTAAGAAACCCAGAAGACATCGATCGTGTTATATCAGCTGAGATCCCAAACGAAGAAGTGGATAACGAGTTACATCATCTGGTGACTGAATTTATGATGCACGGACCATGTGGCAAGGACAATCCAAAGAGCCCCTgtatgaaaggaaaaaaatgcTCAAAAAGATTCCCACGTGAATACACAGATGCAACTCACGTTGACGACAAAGGATTTCCGGTTtatagaagaagaaaaacagGCATCACTAAGACTGGAACCAACTTGGATTATAACTTAAGATTATACTGCAAATACAACACAAAAACTGAATTTTCCACACTACTCATGCACATCAAATGTTCAGTTTTGATAACTATTTTTCAGAAGTTTGAAACAGCAAATAAGCTATTCTGGAATATTGTACGAACTTATTTCAAAAAGCAAAAAAGATGTTACGCGCTCAGGATCTCTGGACAGCAAATACATCTGATGTTTTTGGTTTGTCTCTAACAGCCAAAAAACTGTTTTCTGGAAACTTAACGGCTTAGTACAAACAGCCCAGAATATGTTACACGTACGAACACATTGACTGGTCAGCAAATACAACGTTGGCCAAGCAGCTTTCAAGTTGTTTCGGACATCAACGAGACTGCTACCTGAACATCTAATTGCCTCACTAATAAACTGATTTCTAAGCCCTTTACTTAGTAAATTCATATAGCAACAATCTCTAAttcaatttgtttattttgattgcATTTAGTATTTGAATAGTAACTTTCTTACAATTGTCTACAAT
This genomic window contains:
- the LOC122599338 gene encoding mitogen-activated protein kinase 15-like; the encoded protein is MQQDQRRKNPKEVEFFTEYGESNRYKILEIIGKGSYGVVCSAVDTHTGEKVAIKKITDIFEHASDAIRILREVKLLRLLRHPDIVEIKRIMLPPSRRAFKDIYVVFELMESDLHQVIKANDDLTHDHHRFFLYQMLRALKYMHTANVYHRDLKPKNILANANCKLKICDFGLARVAFNDAPAAVLWTDYVATRWYRAPELCGSFSSKYTPAIDIWSIGCIFAEVLTGKPLFPGKSVVHQLELITDLLGTPSSDTISGVRNDKARKYLMDMRKKKPVPLSHKFVNVDPLALRLLQRMLAFDPKERPTAEEALADPYFKGLAKLEREPSCQSISKMEFEFERRRITKEDIRELIFREILEYHPQLLKDYMAGNENTSFLYPSAIGQFRRQFAYLEENSGKNEPVVPPERKHASLPRSSVNSSMIASRPQQTAVAFDKRRVIDNATSTPGNIYNAATRPSPRMPTAQQGRGIVPVISYEERVLVKNTVAPSVALPPQYVYMTTNGGDQTIRDPGLIVKHPHPQPQPQPHQQTGVAKLAGGIVIDLNTNPYYTHPHANVQPRGMLNQQPNELIAIDAKLVQSGTQFGHVATAAHTVVQIGLS
- the LOC122601544 gene encoding uncharacterized protein LOC122601544 produces the protein MEREYRYFQQRVNAAGKLGFTALQKCTAAIGQLAYDVASDLLDEYLQMAERTSREALGHFCSGVIRLYERTYLRRSTWTDLQHIYMMCMKEFMEMCLTAWRGTHTRSDIGRPSMILQAVASYDLWIWNAFFRPQGSHNDINVFKSSHVLEDLISGLTPSASFYANGNFYERGYYLGDGIYPEYATFVKTFTDPVNEKIKLFKKK